From Thermoplasmata archaeon, one genomic window encodes:
- a CDS encoding PQQ-dependent sugar dehydrogenase, whose amino-acid sequence MTPFRWRTVVVVVVVALAAAVALDYILVWITQPEPGPGPSNPAVQLESVQTGLAWPIALAFASDGRVFYAERYTGTIRIIEAGIVLPTPFYTLTNTDTSGERGLLGLALDPGFPASPWVYAYQTFDDSVNGTVYNRIVRIRANGDVGTSDSVILTMPDLTGGVVHNGGVIAFGPDGKLYAVVGENTYASLAQSGMSLLGKVLRMNPDGSPPSDNPFYGSGSWENLVYTYGHRNMFGVAFHPVTGDAYVTENGPDCNDEVNHLEAGRNYGWGPTGSCGNPPSPADTNRDGPSPVMPIASYSPTFAPTNVAFYTGSLLPESQNDLIFGAWDGIQNDHGLRDLRLTADGTAVVSQTILVTATEGILDVEMGPDGYLWVTTQSTIQRLVAANATSTDAVAFPALLLGPTLSVVPESRPSAFWRKL is encoded by the coding sequence GTGACGCCGTTTCGGTGGCGAACCGTCGTCGTTGTCGTCGTCGTCGCGCTCGCGGCGGCCGTCGCCCTCGACTACATCTTGGTGTGGATCACGCAGCCCGAACCCGGACCGGGTCCCAGCAACCCGGCCGTGCAACTCGAATCCGTGCAGACCGGCCTCGCGTGGCCCATCGCCCTGGCGTTCGCATCGGACGGACGCGTGTTCTACGCGGAGCGGTACACGGGGACCATCCGGATCATCGAGGCGGGCATCGTGCTCCCGACCCCATTCTATACGCTGACGAATACGGACACTTCGGGCGAGCGCGGGCTCCTCGGCCTCGCCCTCGACCCGGGATTCCCGGCGAGCCCGTGGGTGTACGCATACCAGACGTTCGACGATTCGGTGAACGGCACCGTCTACAATCGGATCGTGCGGATCCGGGCGAACGGCGACGTGGGGACCTCCGACTCCGTCATCCTGACGATGCCGGACCTGACCGGAGGCGTCGTCCACAACGGGGGTGTCATCGCCTTCGGGCCGGACGGGAAGCTGTACGCGGTGGTCGGAGAGAACACGTACGCCTCGCTCGCACAGAGCGGGATGAGCCTCCTGGGGAAAGTCCTCCGGATGAATCCGGACGGAAGCCCGCCCTCGGACAATCCGTTCTACGGGAGCGGGAGCTGGGAGAACCTCGTGTACACGTACGGGCACCGGAACATGTTCGGAGTCGCCTTCCATCCCGTCACCGGCGACGCATACGTCACGGAGAACGGGCCGGACTGCAACGACGAGGTCAACCATCTCGAGGCGGGTCGCAACTACGGCTGGGGTCCCACGGGGTCCTGCGGGAATCCGCCTTCGCCAGCCGACACGAACAGAGATGGCCCGAGCCCCGTGATGCCGATCGCCTCGTACTCGCCGACGTTCGCTCCGACCAATGTGGCGTTCTACACGGGTTCCTTGCTCCCGGAATCTCAGAACGACCTCATCTTCGGTGCGTGGGATGGGATACAGAACGACCACGGGCTCCGCGACCTGAGGCTCACGGCGGACGGAACGGCCGTCGTGAGCCAGACGATCCTGGTGACCGCAACGGAAGGAATCTTGGACGTGGAGATGGGTCCCGACGGCTACCTCTGGGTCACGACGCAGTCTACGATCCAACGGCTCGTCGCAGCGAACGCGACGTCGACCGATGCAGTCGCGTTCCCGGCTCTCCTCCTCGGGCCCACCCTCTCCGTCGTTCCTGAATCGCGACCATCCGCATTCTGGCGCAAGCTTTAG